In one Cronobacter dublinensis subsp. dublinensis LMG 23823 genomic region, the following are encoded:
- the yhdP gene encoding AsmA2 domain-containing protein YhdP, giving the protein MRRLPGILLLTGATLIVIVALMVSGLRLVLPHLDAWRPALLEKISAATGVPVQASRVEASWQTFGPTLDVRDIHAQLNDGGHFSVRRVTLALDVWQSLLHARWQFRDLTFYQLQVRTNTPIKQSEGGNPLEGNQLGDLFFRQFDHFDLRDSTLSFITISGQRAELAVPQLTWLNGKNRHRAEGQVSLSSLTGQHGVMQVRMDLRDDNGLLNRGTVWMQADDVDVKPWLGQWMKDNVDLTSAQFSLEAWMTLRDGEVAGGDIWLKQGGTTWRGDARSHRLSVDNLTAHISHDDNAWQVAIPQTRITVDDKPWPAGSLKLAWLADQPVEGDKVRRSGELRVRASNLELSGLEGFLPLATRLAPSLGDVWGSTRPQGKIDALALDIPLEATDKTRFMAKWRDLSWQQWKLLPGAEHFSGTVAGSLERGRATITMNDARMPYESVFRAPLEITRGEATFDWRSNADGFTLDGENLDVRANALWARGDFRYEQPKRGAPWLEILAGIQTSDAKQAWRYFPENLMGKALVDYLSGAIQGGQVDNATLVYVGNPQHFPYKQNDGQFEVYVPLRNATYAFQPDWPALKDFAIDLDFRNDGLWMAAPQVGLGGVTGKNLTAVIPDYSQEKLFIDADIAGPGKAVGPYFNDTPLADSLGATLDELQLDGDVNARLHLDIPLDGSMTTAEGDVWLRNNALYVKPLNSTLHNLNGKFSFVNGNLKSEPLQATWFNQPLNIDFSTREEEKAYQVEVNMNGDWQPTRTGLLPKPVNDALSGSVPWSGKVAISLPYHAGVNYQVDIAGDLKNVSSHLPEPVDKAAGKALPFNVRAKGDLKSFDITGNAGSANHFNSRWLLGRKLTLDRAIWATDSRTTPPLPENRGVELNLPAMDGAQWLALFNQGAAQKVSSTTLFPEEVTLRTPALTFGGQRWNNLSVMAKPQAGGTEVSAQGREINGRLVMRDGAPWQATIDYLYYNPARENEAASVFTGKTGQQAQAVDFSGWPNLALRCAECWLWGQKYGRINGDFTINGDTLTLANGLLDTGFARLTMQGEWVNRADAMRTSLKGVLKGKQLDAATNFFGVKTPLQGSSFNVDYDLHWRDAPWKPDDASLNGVLHTRLGKGQIADLGTGHAGQLLRLLSFDALLRKLRFDFSDTFGEGFYYDSIRSTAWIKDGVLHTDDTLVDGLEADIAMKGSVNLPARTLDMEAVVAPEISATVGVAAAFAVNPIVGAAVFAASKVLGPLWNKISVLRYHITGPVDKPQINEVMRQPRAEVAQ; this is encoded by the coding sequence GTGAGGCGACTGCCGGGCATTTTGCTACTCACAGGCGCAACGCTGATTGTTATCGTCGCACTGATGGTGAGTGGACTGCGGCTCGTGCTGCCTCATCTCGACGCCTGGCGCCCGGCGCTGCTGGAAAAAATCTCAGCAGCCACCGGCGTGCCGGTACAGGCAAGCCGCGTCGAAGCCTCCTGGCAAACCTTCGGACCGACCCTCGACGTGCGCGATATTCATGCGCAGCTCAACGACGGCGGTCACTTCTCGGTCAGGCGCGTTACCCTCGCGCTGGACGTCTGGCAGAGCCTTCTGCATGCGCGCTGGCAGTTTCGCGATCTCACCTTTTATCAGCTCCAGGTGCGGACTAACACGCCCATTAAGCAGAGCGAAGGCGGCAACCCGCTGGAAGGCAACCAACTGGGCGATCTCTTCTTCCGCCAGTTCGATCACTTCGATCTGCGCGACAGCACGCTCAGCTTTATTACGATCTCCGGCCAGCGCGCCGAACTCGCCGTGCCGCAGTTAACCTGGCTTAACGGGAAAAACCGTCACCGCGCCGAAGGTCAGGTGAGCCTCTCCAGCCTGACCGGCCAGCACGGCGTGATGCAGGTGCGTATGGATCTGCGGGACGATAACGGCCTGCTGAACCGCGGCACGGTCTGGATGCAGGCCGACGATGTGGACGTTAAACCCTGGCTGGGCCAGTGGATGAAAGACAATGTCGACCTTACCAGTGCGCAGTTCAGCCTTGAAGCCTGGATGACGCTGCGCGACGGCGAAGTCGCAGGCGGCGACATCTGGCTGAAGCAGGGCGGTACCACATGGCGCGGCGACGCGCGCAGCCACCGGTTGTCCGTCGATAACCTTACCGCACATATCAGCCATGACGATAACGCCTGGCAGGTCGCTATCCCGCAAACGCGTATCACCGTCGATGACAAGCCCTGGCCTGCGGGCTCGCTGAAGCTGGCGTGGCTTGCCGACCAGCCGGTTGAGGGCGATAAAGTGCGGCGCAGCGGCGAACTGCGCGTGCGCGCCAGCAATCTGGAACTGAGCGGGCTCGAAGGGTTTCTGCCGCTGGCGACCCGGCTGGCGCCGTCGCTCGGCGACGTCTGGGGCAGCACGCGCCCGCAGGGGAAAATCGACGCGCTGGCGCTTGATATTCCGCTTGAGGCCACCGACAAAACTCGTTTCATGGCCAAATGGCGCGATCTCTCCTGGCAGCAATGGAAACTCCTGCCGGGGGCCGAGCATTTCTCAGGCACGGTCGCGGGCAGCCTTGAGCGCGGGCGCGCGACGATAACCATGAACGACGCCCGGATGCCCTATGAGAGCGTTTTCCGCGCGCCGCTGGAGATTACGCGCGGCGAGGCGACCTTCGACTGGCGCAGCAACGCTGACGGCTTCACGCTGGACGGTGAAAATCTGGATGTACGGGCCAATGCGCTATGGGCGCGGGGCGATTTCCGCTATGAGCAGCCGAAGCGCGGCGCGCCGTGGCTTGAGATTCTGGCCGGTATTCAGACGAGTGACGCGAAGCAGGCCTGGCGCTACTTCCCGGAAAACCTGATGGGCAAGGCGCTGGTGGACTACCTGAGCGGCGCCATTCAGGGCGGCCAGGTGGACAACGCCACGCTGGTCTACGTGGGCAATCCACAACACTTTCCGTATAAGCAAAACGACGGGCAGTTTGAGGTTTATGTGCCGCTGCGTAACGCCACCTACGCGTTCCAGCCGGACTGGCCCGCGCTGAAAGATTTCGCCATCGATCTCGATTTCCGCAACGACGGCCTGTGGATGGCGGCGCCGCAGGTGGGGCTTGGCGGCGTCACCGGGAAAAACCTGACGGCGGTGATCCCTGACTATTCACAGGAAAAGCTGTTTATCGATGCCGACATCGCCGGGCCGGGCAAGGCGGTCGGGCCGTACTTCAACGACACGCCGCTTGCGGATTCGCTGGGCGCGACGCTCGATGAACTCCAGCTCGACGGCGATGTGAATGCTCGCTTACATCTTGATATCCCGCTTGACGGCAGCATGACCACCGCTGAGGGCGACGTGTGGCTGCGCAACAACGCGCTCTACGTTAAGCCGCTGAACAGTACGCTGCATAACCTGAACGGCAAATTCAGCTTTGTGAACGGCAACCTTAAGAGCGAACCGTTACAGGCCACCTGGTTTAATCAGCCGCTCAATATCGATTTTTCTACCCGCGAAGAAGAAAAAGCCTATCAGGTTGAAGTGAATATGAACGGCGACTGGCAGCCCACCCGCACTGGGCTGCTGCCGAAGCCGGTTAACGATGCGCTCAGTGGTTCGGTTCCCTGGAGCGGTAAAGTGGCGATTTCGCTGCCGTATCACGCTGGCGTCAATTATCAGGTCGATATCGCAGGCGATCTGAAGAATGTAAGCAGTCACTTACCTGAACCGGTGGACAAAGCCGCGGGCAAAGCGCTGCCGTTCAACGTGCGCGCGAAAGGCGACCTGAAAAGCTTCGATATCACCGGCAACGCGGGCTCTGCAAACCATTTCAACAGCCGCTGGCTGCTGGGCCGCAAGCTGACGCTCGACCGCGCTATCTGGGCGACGGACAGCCGTACCACGCCGCCGCTGCCGGAAAACCGCGGGGTCGAGCTGAACCTGCCCGCGATGGACGGCGCGCAGTGGCTGGCGCTCTTTAACCAGGGCGCGGCGCAGAAGGTCAGCAGCACGACGCTGTTCCCGGAAGAGGTGACGCTGCGCACTCCTGCGCTTACCTTCGGCGGGCAGCGCTGGAATAATTTAAGCGTGATGGCCAAACCACAGGCTGGCGGCACGGAAGTCTCCGCGCAGGGCCGTGAAATCAACGGGCGACTTGTGATGCGCGACGGCGCGCCGTGGCAGGCGACGATCGATTACCTCTATTACAACCCGGCACGTGAAAACGAGGCGGCCTCCGTGTTTACCGGTAAAACCGGGCAGCAAGCGCAGGCGGTCGATTTCAGCGGCTGGCCGAACCTGGCGCTGCGCTGCGCCGAATGCTGGCTGTGGGGCCAGAAATATGGGCGCATCAACGGCGATTTCACGATTAACGGCGATACGCTGACGCTTGCGAACGGGCTGCTGGATACCGGTTTCGCGCGGCTGACGATGCAGGGTGAATGGGTGAACCGCGCCGACGCGATGCGCACGTCGCTCAAAGGCGTGCTGAAGGGCAAACAGCTTGACGCCGCGACCAATTTCTTTGGCGTGAAAACCCCGCTGCAAGGCTCGTCGTTTAATGTCGACTACGATCTCCACTGGCGCGACGCGCCGTGGAAACCGGACGACGCCTCGCTCAACGGCGTGCTGCATACGCGGCTCGGCAAAGGGCAAATCGCCGACCTCGGCACCGGCCACGCCGGACAGCTCCTGCGCCTGCTAAGCTTTGACGCGCTGCTGCGCAAGCTGCGCTTTGACTTCAGCGACACCTTCGGCGAAGGTTTTTATTACGATTCGATTCGCAGTACCGCGTGGATCAAAGATGGCGTGCTGCATACCGACGATACGCTGGTGGATGGACTGGAAGCGGATATCGCCATGAAAGGCTCCGTTAACCTGCCCGCGCGCACGCTGGATATGGAAGCGGTCGTCGCGCCGGAGATTTCAGCGACGGTCGGTGTGGCGGCGGCGTTCGCCGTCAACCCTATCGTTGGCGCGGCGGTGTTCGCGGCCAGTAAAGTGCTCGGCCCGCTGTGGAATAAAATCTCGGTGCTGCGCTATCACATCACCGGGCCTGTCGATAAGCCGCAAATCAATGAGGTGATGCGCCAGCCGCGCGCGGAAGTGGCGCAATGA
- the tldD gene encoding metalloprotease TldD has protein sequence MSLNLVSEQLLSANGLSHQDLFSILGQLYERRLDYGDLYFQSSYHESWVLEDRIIKDGSYNIDQGVGVRAVSGEKTGFAYADQISLESLTQSAQAARSIVREQGEGRIKTLSAVEYSPLYTTLDPLQSLSREEKLDILRRVDNAARAADKRVQEVSASLTGVYELILVAATDGTLAADVRPLVRLSVSVQVEDDGKRERGSSGGGGRFGYEWFMEDTDGEVRAEAWAREAVRMALVNLSAVAAPAGTLPVVLGAGWPGVLLHEAVGHGLEGDFNRRGTSVFSGQMGQLVASELCTVVDDGTLANRRGSLAIDDEGVPGQYNVLIENGILKGYMQDKLNARLMGVAPTGNGRRESYAHLPMPRMTNTYMLAGKSTPQEIIESVEYGIFAPNFGGGQVDITSGKFVFSTSEAYLIEKGKVTKPVKGATLIGSGIEAMQQISMVGNDVKLDNGVGVCGKEGQSLPVGVGQPTLKVDNLTVGGTA, from the coding sequence ATGAGTCTGAACCTGGTAAGTGAGCAGCTACTGTCTGCAAATGGCCTGAGCCATCAGGATCTCTTCTCCATCCTGGGCCAGCTTTATGAGCGTCGCCTGGATTACGGCGATCTCTATTTTCAGTCCAGTTATCACGAATCCTGGGTTTTAGAAGACCGCATCATTAAAGACGGCTCTTACAATATCGACCAGGGCGTGGGCGTGCGCGCCGTCAGCGGCGAGAAGACCGGCTTCGCCTATGCCGACCAGATTAGCCTTGAATCGCTGACGCAGAGCGCGCAGGCCGCGCGCAGCATCGTGCGCGAGCAGGGCGAAGGGCGCATCAAGACCCTGAGCGCCGTGGAGTATTCCCCGCTCTACACTACGCTCGATCCGCTGCAGAGCCTGAGCCGTGAAGAGAAGCTCGATATTTTACGCCGTGTCGATAACGCCGCGCGCGCGGCAGACAAGCGCGTGCAGGAAGTTAGCGCGAGCCTGACCGGCGTCTATGAACTGATTCTGGTTGCTGCGACCGACGGCACGCTGGCGGCGGATGTGCGTCCGCTGGTGCGTCTCTCGGTTAGCGTGCAGGTGGAAGACGACGGCAAGCGCGAGCGCGGCTCCAGCGGCGGCGGCGGACGTTTTGGCTACGAGTGGTTTATGGAAGATACCGACGGCGAAGTACGTGCCGAGGCCTGGGCGCGTGAAGCCGTGCGTATGGCGCTGGTCAATCTGAGCGCCGTCGCGGCGCCCGCCGGTACGCTGCCGGTGGTGCTGGGCGCGGGCTGGCCTGGCGTGTTGCTGCACGAAGCGGTCGGTCACGGTCTCGAAGGCGATTTCAACCGTCGCGGCACGTCGGTATTCAGTGGTCAGATGGGCCAGTTGGTCGCTTCTGAACTCTGCACCGTTGTCGACGACGGCACGCTTGCCAACCGTCGCGGCTCGCTGGCGATTGATGACGAAGGCGTTCCGGGGCAGTACAACGTGCTTATCGAGAACGGCATCCTGAAAGGCTACATGCAGGATAAGCTTAACGCGCGCCTGATGGGCGTTGCGCCGACCGGTAATGGTCGCCGTGAATCTTACGCGCACCTGCCGATGCCGCGTATGACCAACACCTATATGCTGGCCGGGAAATCGACGCCGCAGGAGATTATCGAGTCTGTAGAGTACGGTATCTTCGCCCCGAATTTTGGCGGCGGCCAGGTGGATATTACTTCCGGTAAGTTCGTCTTCTCGACCTCTGAAGCCTACCTGATTGAAAAAGGGAAAGTAACGAAGCCGGTGAAGGGCGCGACGCTTATCGGCTCCGGTATCGAGGCGATGCAGCAGATTTCGATGGTGGGCAACGATGTGAAGCTCGATAACGGCGTCGGCGTCTGCGGCAAAGAGGGTCAGAGCCTGCCGGTGGGCGTCGGTCAGCCGACGCTGAAAGTGGATAACCTCACGGTCGGCGGTACCGCGTAA
- the aaeR gene encoding HTH-type transcriptional activator AaeR → MERLKRMSVFAKVVELGSFTSAARQLEMSVSSISQTVSKLEDELQVKLLNRSTRSIGLTEAGRIYYQGCRRMLHEVQEVHEQLYAFNNSPIGTLRIGCSSTMAQNVLASLTAGMLRDYPGLSVNLVTGIPAPDLIADGLDVVIRVGALQDSSLFSKRLGSMPMVVCAAKSYLAQAGTPEKPADLANHSWLEYSVRPDNEFELIAPEGISTRLLPQGRFVTNDPMTLSRWLKAGAGIAYVPLMWVIDEINSGELEILFPRYQSDPRPVYALYTEKDKLPLKVQVCINALNDYFVKVAQVYQEMRGRNGKGKESRA, encoded by the coding sequence ATGGAACGACTAAAAAGAATGTCGGTGTTCGCCAAAGTGGTGGAGCTGGGCTCGTTTACCAGCGCCGCAAGGCAGCTTGAGATGAGCGTCTCCTCTATCAGCCAGACCGTCTCGAAACTGGAAGACGAGTTACAGGTCAAACTGTTAAACCGCAGCACCCGCAGTATTGGCTTAACCGAAGCGGGCCGGATCTACTATCAGGGCTGCCGACGCATGTTGCATGAGGTGCAGGAAGTCCACGAACAGTTATACGCGTTCAACAATAGTCCTATTGGCACGCTGCGCATCGGCTGTTCTTCAACCATGGCGCAAAATGTGCTGGCCAGCCTGACGGCAGGCATGCTACGCGACTATCCGGGGCTGTCGGTCAATCTGGTCACCGGTATTCCCGCGCCGGATCTGATTGCCGACGGGCTGGATGTCGTTATCCGCGTGGGCGCACTCCAGGACTCCAGCCTGTTCTCGAAACGCCTGGGTTCCATGCCGATGGTGGTCTGCGCGGCGAAGAGCTATCTCGCCCAGGCGGGTACGCCGGAAAAACCTGCCGACCTTGCCAACCATTCATGGCTTGAATATAGCGTGCGTCCTGACAACGAATTCGAGCTTATCGCCCCGGAAGGCATCTCGACCCGCCTGCTGCCGCAGGGCCGCTTTGTCACCAACGATCCGATGACGCTCTCCCGCTGGTTAAAAGCAGGCGCAGGTATCGCGTATGTACCGCTAATGTGGGTGATCGATGAGATCAATAGCGGCGAGCTGGAGATCCTCTTTCCACGCTACCAGTCCGATCCGCGGCCGGTCTACGCGCTTTACACCGAAAAGGACAAGCTGCCGCTCAAGGTGCAGGTCTGCATTAACGCGCTGAACGATTATTTCGTGAAGGTGGCGCAGGTCTATCAGGAGATGCGGGGGAGAAACGGAAAGGGAAAAGAGAGCCGCGCGTAA
- the aaeX gene encoding p-hydroxybenzoic acid efflux pump operon protein AaeX yields MSLFPVIVIFGLSFPPIFFELLLSLAIFWLVRRALIPTGIYDFVWHPALFNTALYCCLFYLLSRLFV; encoded by the coding sequence ATGAGTCTTTTTCCGGTCATTGTGATATTCGGTCTGTCCTTTCCGCCGATCTTTTTTGAGCTTCTGCTGTCGCTGGCGATTTTCTGGCTGGTGCGCCGTGCGCTGATCCCGACCGGGATCTACGATTTTGTCTGGCATCCGGCGTTATTCAATACGGCGCTCTATTGCTGTCTGTTCTATCTGCTGTCGCGCTTGTTTGTCTGA
- the aaeA gene encoding p-hydroxybenzoic acid efflux pump subunit AaeA, protein MKVLTTKITRTAITVVLVVLAFIAIFRAWSFYTESPWTRDARFSADVVAIAPDVAGLITSVDVHDNQLVKKDQVLFTIDQPRYQKSLEEAEADVAYYQALVNEKRREAGRRNQLGIQAMSREEIDQANNVLQTVLHQLAKAEATRDLAKLDLQRTVIRAPADGWVTNLNVYTGEFITRGSTAVALVKQNSFYVQAYMEETKLEGVRPGFRVEITPLGSNNVLHGTVDSVSAGVTNASSTRDDKGMATVDSNLEWVRLAQRVPVRIRLDKQPGNLYPSGTTATVVVTGERDRDRSHESAFNKLMHRLREFG, encoded by the coding sequence GTGAAAGTACTAACAACAAAAATAACCCGCACAGCCATCACCGTGGTGCTGGTCGTGCTCGCCTTCATCGCCATTTTCCGCGCCTGGAGTTTTTATACCGAGTCGCCCTGGACGCGCGATGCGCGCTTTAGCGCCGACGTGGTCGCCATTGCGCCCGACGTCGCCGGGCTTATCACGTCGGTCGACGTGCATGACAACCAACTGGTGAAGAAAGATCAGGTGCTCTTCACTATAGACCAACCGCGCTACCAGAAGTCGCTGGAAGAAGCGGAAGCCGATGTCGCCTATTATCAGGCGCTGGTGAATGAAAAACGTCGCGAGGCGGGTCGTCGTAACCAACTGGGCATCCAGGCGATGTCGCGTGAAGAGATTGACCAGGCCAATAACGTCCTGCAAACCGTACTGCATCAGCTGGCGAAAGCCGAGGCGACGCGCGACCTGGCGAAACTCGACCTCCAGCGCACCGTGATCCGCGCGCCTGCGGATGGCTGGGTCACTAACCTTAACGTCTATACCGGCGAATTTATCACGCGCGGCTCCACCGCCGTGGCGCTGGTCAAACAGAACAGTTTCTACGTTCAGGCGTATATGGAAGAGACCAAGCTTGAAGGCGTGCGTCCGGGGTTCCGCGTGGAGATAACGCCGCTTGGCAGCAATAACGTGCTGCACGGCACCGTCGACAGCGTGTCGGCGGGCGTCACCAACGCCAGCAGCACCCGCGATGATAAAGGCATGGCGACGGTCGATTCCAACCTCGAGTGGGTGCGTCTGGCCCAGCGCGTGCCGGTGCGCATTCGCCTCGATAAACAGCCCGGTAATCTTTACCCTTCCGGCACCACGGCGACCGTGGTCGTGACCGGCGAGCGCGACCGCGACCGCAGCCACGAATCGGCCTTTAACAAGCTGATGCACCGCCTGCGCGAATTCGGTTAA
- the aaeB gene encoding p-hydroxybenzoic acid efflux pump subunit AaeB, with protein sequence MGFLSIDPRHLRFAIKLATAIVLALFVGFHFQLETPRWAVLTAAIVAAGPAFAAGGEPWSGAIRYRGMLRIIGTFIGCLAALVIIIGTIRAPVVMLTVCCVWAGFCTWVSSLVKVENSYAWGLAGYTALIIVITIQTEPLLAPQFALERCSEIVLGIFCAIIADLLFSPRSIKKEIDRELDALLVEQFRLMQLCMAHGDSEEVDKAWGALVRRTAALDGMRVNLNMESSRWGRANRRLKALNTLSLTLITQACETYLIQNTRPESIAPEYRELFVEPVDNAADVHRRLKFIRRVLSWTGEHDTPVTIYTWVGAATRYLLLKRGVITNAKISAVEEDVLTDEVVIKPASAERHHAMINFWRTTVSCLLGTLFWLWTGWTSGSGAMIMIAVVTALAMRLPNPRMVSLDFLYGMLTALPLGAFYFLVVLPSTQQSMLLLCISLALLGFFIGIEVQKRRLGSMGALAGTINILVLDNPMTFHFSQFLDSALGQLVGCVLATMVILVIRDNSQAQTGRMLLNQFVSAAVSSLTTNKARRKENHLPALYQQLFMLLSKFPGDVAKFRLALNLIIAHQRLRDAPVPVNDDLSAFHRQLRRTADRLISASSDEKRRATFRQLLDELAVYQEKLHVWAAPQSVIDSVKRLTDMLQKYQHALTNS encoded by the coding sequence ATGGGCTTCCTGTCTATCGATCCCCGGCATCTGCGCTTTGCCATAAAACTCGCCACCGCGATTGTGCTGGCGCTGTTTGTCGGGTTTCACTTTCAGCTGGAAACGCCGCGCTGGGCGGTGCTGACCGCCGCTATCGTGGCGGCGGGCCCGGCATTCGCGGCGGGCGGCGAGCCCTGGTCCGGCGCTATCCGCTATCGCGGCATGCTACGCATCATCGGCACGTTTATCGGCTGTCTCGCCGCGCTGGTGATTATCATCGGCACGATCCGCGCGCCGGTCGTGATGCTGACGGTTTGCTGCGTCTGGGCAGGTTTCTGCACCTGGGTCTCTTCGCTGGTGAAAGTGGAAAACTCCTACGCCTGGGGGCTTGCGGGTTACACGGCGCTGATTATTGTCATCACCATTCAGACCGAGCCGCTGCTAGCGCCGCAGTTCGCGCTGGAGCGCTGTAGTGAAATCGTGCTTGGGATCTTCTGCGCGATTATCGCCGACCTGTTATTTTCGCCGCGCTCGATTAAAAAAGAGATTGACCGCGAACTCGACGCGCTGCTGGTAGAGCAGTTCCGCCTGATGCAGCTCTGCATGGCGCACGGCGACAGCGAAGAGGTCGATAAAGCCTGGGGCGCGCTGGTGCGGCGCACCGCGGCGCTCGACGGCATGCGCGTGAACCTCAATATGGAGTCGTCGCGCTGGGGACGGGCGAACCGGCGGCTGAAAGCGCTGAACACGCTCTCGCTGACGTTAATCACCCAGGCCTGCGAAACCTATCTCATCCAGAATACCCGGCCAGAGTCGATAGCGCCTGAATACCGCGAACTGTTCGTCGAGCCGGTGGACAACGCCGCCGATGTGCACCGCCGCCTGAAATTCATCCGTCGCGTACTCTCCTGGACCGGCGAGCACGATACCCCGGTGACGATTTACACCTGGGTCGGCGCCGCCACGCGTTATTTGCTGCTCAAACGCGGCGTTATCACCAACGCGAAAATCAGCGCGGTGGAAGAAGACGTGCTGACCGACGAAGTGGTTATCAAGCCCGCCTCGGCGGAGCGCCACCACGCCATGATTAACTTCTGGCGCACCACGGTCTCCTGCCTGCTGGGCACGCTGTTCTGGCTCTGGACCGGCTGGACCTCCGGCAGCGGGGCGATGATCATGATTGCCGTCGTGACGGCGCTCGCGATGCGTCTGCCAAACCCCCGCATGGTATCACTCGATTTCCTCTACGGCATGCTGACGGCGCTGCCGCTCGGGGCGTTCTATTTCCTGGTCGTGCTGCCCTCGACGCAGCAAAGTATGCTGTTGCTGTGCATCAGCCTGGCGCTGCTCGGCTTTTTTATCGGCATCGAAGTGCAGAAACGGCGGCTCGGCTCGATGGGCGCGCTGGCGGGCACCATCAATATTCTGGTGCTGGATAACCCGATGACGTTTCATTTCAGCCAGTTTCTCGACAGCGCGCTGGGGCAACTGGTGGGCTGCGTGCTGGCGACGATGGTCATTCTCGTTATCCGCGATAACTCCCAGGCGCAGACCGGGCGTATGCTGCTGAATCAGTTTGTCTCGGCGGCGGTGTCGTCGCTCACCACCAACAAGGCGCGGCGCAAAGAGAACCATCTGCCCGCGCTCTATCAGCAGCTCTTTATGCTGCTGAGTAAATTCCCCGGTGACGTGGCGAAGTTTCGCCTGGCGCTGAACCTGATTATCGCGCATCAGCGCCTGCGCGATGCGCCGGTGCCGGTCAATGACGATCTCTCCGCGTTTCACCGTCAGCTCCGGCGCACGGCGGATCGCCTGATTTCCGCCTCAAGCGATGAAAAACGGCGCGCCACGTTCCGACAGCTGCTGGATGAACTGGCGGTTTATCAGGAGAAGCTGCATGTCTGGGCGGCGCCGCAGTCGGTTATCGATTCCGTGAAGCGCCTTACCGATATGCTGCAGAAATATCAGCACGCGCTGACCAACAGCTAG